Within Marinilabiliales bacterium, the genomic segment CCGCTGACGAACAGCAGCAGGCTGATAATGGTGATCATAGGTTTTTGCATCTGCTTTTCTATTGGATCAGTACTATTTTATACAGATAAGATCGCTGTTTGTTCAAAAATATTTCAGCATAAACAAACCCACGCCTGTTGATATGCATGCCTGTGCCTGTGGATGAGACCCTGTTAAATTACTGCTACTGGAGCAGGGCATCAAGGTCTTCGTCATCAGTGGTAAAGAACCGGTATTCGGTAAAATGGTAAGACATCACAGGCATTACCCTGATAAACTTCCTGTAACGAAGCATCCATCTAAGTCTTAACGAGGGAAACCCTTTTCTGAGGAAGGCCTCAATATAGGGATGGACTTTCAATACGATGGTACCCTGCACCGATCTTTCAAGTATTCTTTCAAGATGGTCTTCTATCTGGTCGGTAAGGAGGATACTGGGACTGATCTCGCCGGTGCCCTGGCAGGCGGGGCAGTTCTCCATGGTTTTGATGCTCATCTCGGGCCGGACTCTCTGGCGGGTGATCTGCATCAGTCCGAACTTGCTCAAAGGAAGTATGTTGTGTTTAGTGCGGTCTTCTGACATGAACTCCTTCATCTTGTCGAACAGCATCTGCTTGTTCTCCTGGGAGTGCAAATCAATGAAATCAACAACTATGATGCCTCCCATGTCGCGCAGCCGGAGCTGTCTTGCAACCTCCTGAGCCGCTATCAGGTTTACTGCAAGTGCATTTGCTTCCTGGTTATCACCTGATTTTGACCGGTTGCCACTGTTTACGTCAATTACATGAAGGGCTTCGGTATGTTCAATAATAAGGTAGGCCCCGTTACGGCAGGATACCGTTTTGCCGAACAATGACTTGATCTGTTTTTCAATGCCGAAATGATCGAAAATGGGCGTCTTTCCGGAGTAATGTTTTACAATTTTCTGCTTTTCGGGAGCTATGGTACTGATATATTCCTTTATCTCACTTACGAGTATCCCGTCATTAACGTAAACATTGTTGAAGTCCACATTAAGAAGGTCACGCAGGATCGTTGATGTGCGGTCCATCTCCTGAAGTGCCAGCTTCGGGGCTGTACCGCCCCTTACTTTGTCATAGATGGATTCCCATTTTTTGACAAGGTTTTTGAGTTCGGCATCCAGTTCGGCGACTCTTTTGCCTTCGGCTACAGTCCTGACAATAAGTCCGTAATTTCTGGGCTTGATGCTCTGAAGAAGCCGTTTGAGCCTGTTTCTCTCTTCGGCCGATTCGATCTTTTGCGATACCGATACCTTATCAGAAAAAGGCATAAGGACCAGGTTCCTGCCGGCTATCGATATCTCAGAGCTTAAGCGGGGACCTTTGGTTGATATAGGTTCCTTAGCTATCTGAACCAATACATTCTGGCCGCTTGACAGCACCTTAGATATTTTCCCGTCCTTGGATATATCATTCTCAGATTTGAATCGCTGAAGCACCGGGTTTTTGCTTTTCCGGTTTTGTGTCTGGGCAATAAATTTATTGAGGGTCTGGAACTGGGGTCCCAGGTCCAGGTAATGCAGGAATGCATCTTTTTCATATCCTACATCGACAAATGCAGCATTCAGCCCGGGCATTATTTTCTTGACCTTGCCCAGGTAGATATTGCCTACAGTGAACTGAACGTTGCTTTTCTGTTTGTTCAGCTCGATCAGCTGTTTATTGTCAAGAAGTGCTATTGATATCTCAGAAGCATTAGCATCTATAACTAGTTCTTTGCTCACAGTTCCTCATTGATTATAGGAGGTAAAAGCGGAAACGTCAACGTAACGGCAGCAGTATGAAATTGATTAGGTACTCTTATATTAATAAACCTAAAGAAAAAGGTTTCTTTAGGTTTATGAGTTCTTACATATTTGCTGTCAGCTTAATAATAGCCTATTTCCTCTTTTTATGGCGGTTTTTCCTTAAACGCTTCTTGCGTTTATGGGTTGCCATCTTATGTCTTTTTCTCTTTTTTCCGCTTGGCATTGTTATTATTATTAGCCGGTCTTATTTCTTTACGTATGTTTTGACCTTGTTTACGAATGTCTTGGAAGGCTTAAAGGCCGGGATGAAATGTTCAGGAATGATGATGGTAGTGTTCTTGGAAATATTCCTGGCTGTTTTTTTGGCCCTTTTCTTAACGATAAAGCTGCCGAATCCCCTGAGGTAAACGTTCTTGTCCTTTGAAAGGGAGTCTTTTACAGTCTCCATAAAAGCTTCAACTGTTTTCTGAACAGTTATTTTTTCAATTCCAGTGTTTTTGGAAATCTCGTTAACAATATCTGCCTTTGTCATTTTTAAAATCTTTAGTTATCAATTAATTAATGAGTGATTTTACTATTGGAGTGCAAATATATATTTATTTGCCAAATAAAAAAAACTATCGTTGGTAAATTTGCATGAGCAACTGCAAATATACTGATTTTTATTAAAAATATGAGGTTTAGTCAAATAGTCGTCTTCTGAGAAGATCAGTGTTGTCGTTTTTTTATATGTAAATTGCACCGCCGGGTTGCATTCGAAAAGAAAAAAGGTGGTCCGGGATATTGTTTTATAAAGGATTATTTCTTAAATTTAATATAGTACTAACCAAAAAATATAATCTATTATGGTCAACAAAGTAGTATTAGTCGGAAATGCAGGACAGGATCCTGAAGTCAGGCACCTTGAATCGGGTGTTGCTGTTGCTAATTTCAACCTTGCCACCAATGAGACCTACAAAGACAAAAACGGTGAAAAGGTTACACAGACGGAGTGGCACCGTATAGTCCTGTGGCGTGGACTTGCTGAGGTTGCTGAAAAGTATGTGAAAAAGGGGGAGCTCCTTTATATCGAAGGCAGGTTGCGTACCCGCTCCTGGGATGATAAGGATGGCAACAAGAAGTATACCACAGAGGTTTTTGCCGATGCAATGAAAATGCTTGGCAGGAAACCTGCAGCCCCGGGCGAGGGTCAGGAAGAAGCTGTGTCGCAAACACAGGATGATGGTCCGGATGTCGATGCGGGCGAGCAGGACGATCTGCCGTTTTGACCCTATGCAAAGGCAGATTCCAGTGATTGGACGAATAATCTCTGCCAGGTTATGATCAGCTGTATCCATCAGAAGGACCGTGGCGGCCGACAATGATTGGACGAATAATCTCTGCCAGGTTATAATCAGCTGCCTTCATAAGAAGGACCGTGGCAGCCGACAATGATTGGACGAATAATCTCTGCCAGGTTATGATCAGCTGTATCCATCAGAAGGAGACAGGGCGTAGTGACCGAACGATTGGTCTCTTTAAGGTTGTAACCCCGGGGGCTGAGGGCCTCCGGGCATCCTTAATACCTCTTATTGTCACCGGGTTGTTAATATCAGCAATTAATTTATTAACTTGCGGTGTCAGGCAGCGGATGCCCCTGCACGTAGCACGGATGCCCCCTTTAAGTTGAACGGGGGCACGGGCCGGACAAACAAGTAAAACGATTGCTGAACTGCTTTGGAAGAGAGTGATTATTTTTTAGGGTTTTTCACAAATACAGATTTGGTTTTTCACCCATTTACAGTCGGGATAGGTATGGGCCTGCTCGGACTCGCCTTTCTGCTGATTGTTTCGGCCCTGATATCCGGATCTGAGGTGGCTTTTTTTTCTCTGTCACCCGCAAACCTCAACACCATTGAGAAGGGGGAATCCAATTCCAGCCGTGTGGTAAGAATGCTTTTGGAGGACCAGGAGAGATTGCTGGCTACCATTGTGGTTTCAAACAATTTTGTAAATGTTGCCATTGTAATCCTCTCAACGGTCATTGCCGAATCTATCATGGACTTTTCAGCATCACCTGCCCTTGGCTTCTTTATTATGGTGGTGGTTATTACTTTCCTTCTTTTATTGTTTGGTGAGATATTGCCTAAACTGTATGCCAACCACAGGCCCCTGAGGTTTGCACTATTTATGGCCCATCCCCTGCTTCTTGCCGGCAGCCTGCTCAAACCGCTAAGCATGCTCCTTATAAGGTCCGGAGCTTTTTTCTACAGGAAGGTAACCAGCACACGTGACAACCTTTCTATCGATGACCTGGGCCATGCGCTTGATCTTACTGCACCTTCGCTGAAGGAG encodes:
- a CDS encoding integration host factor subunit beta, with amino-acid sequence MTKADIVNEISKNTGIEKITVQKTVEAFMETVKDSLSKDKNVYLRGFGSFIVKKRAKKTARNISKNTTIIIPEHFIPAFKPSKTFVNKVKTYVKK
- a CDS encoding Rne/Rng family ribonuclease, which encodes MSKELVIDANASEISIALLDNKQLIELNKQKSNVQFTVGNIYLGKVKKIMPGLNAAFVDVGYEKDAFLHYLDLGPQFQTLNKFIAQTQNRKSKNPVLQRFKSENDISKDGKISKVLSSGQNVLVQIAKEPISTKGPRLSSEISIAGRNLVLMPFSDKVSVSQKIESAEERNRLKRLLQSIKPRNYGLIVRTVAEGKRVAELDAELKNLVKKWESIYDKVRGGTAPKLALQEMDRTSTILRDLLNVDFNNVYVNDGILVSEIKEYISTIAPEKQKIVKHYSGKTPIFDHFGIEKQIKSLFGKTVSCRNGAYLIIEHTEALHVIDVNSGNRSKSGDNQEANALAVNLIAAQEVARQLRLRDMGGIIVVDFIDLHSQENKQMLFDKMKEFMSEDRTKHNILPLSKFGLMQITRQRVRPEMSIKTMENCPACQGTGEISPSILLTDQIEDHLERILERSVQGTIVLKVHPYIEAFLRKGFPSLRLRWMLRYRKFIRVMPVMSYHFTEYRFFTTDDEDLDALLQ
- a CDS encoding single-stranded DNA-binding protein; protein product: MVNKVVLVGNAGQDPEVRHLESGVAVANFNLATNETYKDKNGEKVTQTEWHRIVLWRGLAEVAEKYVKKGELLYIEGRLRTRSWDDKDGNKKYTTEVFADAMKMLGRKPAAPGEGQEEAVSQTQDDGPDVDAGEQDDLPF